A DNA window from Arachis duranensis cultivar V14167 chromosome 3, aradu.V14167.gnm2.J7QH, whole genome shotgun sequence contains the following coding sequences:
- the LOC107478574 gene encoding hexokinase-1 yields the protein MGKIAVGATVVCTAALCAAAVLVVRHRMKSNGKWGRAVAILKEFGEKCETPDWKLRQVADAMDVEMHAGLASEGGSKLKMLISYVDNLPSGDEAGLFYALDLGGTNFRVLRVHLGGKEKGVINQEFEEVSIPPHLMIGSSEGLFDFIASALAKFVNSEPEEVHPPPGRQRELGFTFSFPVRQTSIASGTLIKWTKGFNIEDVVGEDVVGELTKSMQKIGLDMRVSALVNDTIGTLAGGRFYNQDVIAAVILGTGTNAAYVERANAIPKWHGPLPKSGDMVINMEWGNFRSSHLPLTGYDVALDAESLNPGEQIFEKLISGMYLGDIVRRALLKMAEEADFFGDTVPPKLRVPFILRTPDMSAMHHDTSPDLKVVGNKLKDILEISNTSLKMRKIVVELCDIVATRGARLSAAGILGILKKTGRDTVKAGEKQKAVIALDGGLFEHYTKFRACLESTLNELLGEEAAKTIVIEHSNDGSGIGAALLAASHSQYLGVDEN from the exons ATGGGCAAGATTGCAGTGGGAGCTACAGTCGTGTGCACGGCTGCCCTTTGTGCGGCGGCGGTGTTGGTAGTGCGCCACCGGATGAAGAGCAACGGGAAGTGGGGTCGCGCTGTGGCCATACTGAAGGAGTTTGGGGAAAAGTGTGAGACCCCAGATTGGAAGCTGAGGCAGGTGGCTGATGCCATGGATGTTGAGATGCACGCTGGTCTCGCATCTGAAGGTGGCAGCAAGCTTAAGATGTTGATCAGCTATGTCGATAATCTCCCATCTGG GGATGAGGCAGGGCTCTTTTATGCTCTGGACCTTGGTGGCACAAACTTTCGTGTCCTTCGTGTACATTTAGGTGGAAAAGAGAAAGGTGTCATCAACCAAGAGTTTGAAGAAGTTTCAATTCCTCCTCATTTGATGATTGGTTCTTCTGAA GGACTGTTTGATTTTATTGCATCTGCTCTTGCAAAGTTTGTTAATTCAGAACCTGAAGAAGTTCATCCTCCCCCTGGTAGACAACGAGAACTGGGCTTTACATTCTCATTCCCTGTGAGGCAAACATCAATTGCATCTGGGACTCTAATAAAGTGGACTAAGGGTTTCAATATTGAAGATGTG GTTGGGGAAGATGTCGTGGGAGAACTAACCAAGTCGATGCAAAAAATTGGCTTGGATATGCGAGTTTCAGCTCTA GTTAATGATACCATTGGAACACTAGCTGGAGGCAGATTCTACAATCAGGATGTCATTGCTGCTGTGATCCTTGGTACAGGGACAAATGCAGCATATGTGGAACGTGCAAATGCTATTCCAAAATGGCATGGCCCTCTCCCGAAATCAGGAGACATG GTTATAAACATGGAGTGGGGTAATTTCCGATCCTCACATCTTCCTCTAACAGGATATGATGTAGCTCTAGATGCTGAGAGCTTAAACCCTGGAGAGCAG ATATTTGAGAAGTTGATTTCTGGTATGTATTTGGGGGACATTGTAAGGAGAGCTTTATTGAAGATGGCTGAAGAAGCTGACTTTTTTGGAGATACTGTTCCCCCCAAGTTGAGAGTTCCTTTCATACTCAG GACCCCTGATATGTCAGCAATGCATCATGACACATCTCCAGATCTCAAAGTGGTTGGAAACAAATTGAAAGATATATTAGAG ATCTCTAATACATCCCTCAAAATGAGGAAGATTGTTGTGGAGCTCTGCGACATTGTTGCCACACGTGGGGCACGTCTTTCTGCGGCTGGTATTTTGGGCATCCTGAAGAAAACAGGAAGAGACACCGTTAAGGCTGGGGAGAAGCAAAAGGCAGTGATAGCACTGGATGGAGGATTGTTTGAACACTACACTAAGTTCAGAGCTTGCTTGGAGAGTACATTGAATGAGTTGCTCGGAGAAGAGGCGGCTAAGACTATTGTGATTGAGCATTCTAACGACGGCTCTGGCATCGGGGCTGCTCTCCTTGCAGCATCTCACTCCCAGTATTTGGGAGTTGATGAGAACTGA
- the LOC107478668 gene encoding uncharacterized protein LOC107478668 has translation MSLSLIQGYSSAEEDDHPHFHDSSSDDDAAAHHDVVTVEPSAASHPSLGNRSIFDRPQPSSACGLPSTFDAFSEVAGPPQFLNNSEEYNPVKDAEPQQGRHGSRRNRKDKKDLPTGAVVEAKPQLVGIHERVRSDNGSQPPTSVLSSTPEEGKRMPTATNPNTEFWARSLLLSMSFRMRARVKLTSTSSPA, from the exons ATGAGCTTGTCTCTCATACAAGGCTACTCTTCTGCCGAAGAAGATGATCACCCCCACTTCCATGATTCTTCTTCCGACGACGACGCCGCCGCCCACCACGATGTCGTCACTGTCGAACCCTCAGCGGCGTCCCACCCATCATTGGGCAACCGATCCATCTTCGACCGCCCCCAACCTTCCTCTGCTTGCGGTCTTCCTTCTACATTCGATGCATTCTCCGAA GTTGCAGGGCCGCCCCAATTTCTGAATAACAGCGAGGAATATAATCCGGTGAAAGATGCTGAGCCGCAACAAGGGAGGCATGGCAGCAGGAGGAATCGTAAGGATAAAAAGGATTTACCCACAG GTGCGGTGGTAGAGGCAAAGCCTCAATTGGTTGGGATCCATGAACGAGTAAGAAGTGACAATGGTAGTCAACCACCGACATCAGTTCTGTCAAGCACCCCAGAAGAAGGCAAGCGGATGCCAACGGCAACCAATCCCAATACTGAATTTTGGGCAAGATCCCTACTGTTATCAATGTCTTTTAGGATGCGAGCTCGAGTCAAACTGACCTCCACTTCTTCTCCAGCTTGA
- the LOC107478575 gene encoding probable 3-hydroxyisobutyrate dehydrogenase-like 1, mitochondrial: protein MPLPLSQLRLISIPQVIARRYMASSAAAEPISPSNTRVGWIGTGVMGLSMCSHLIRAGYTLTVFNRTPSKAQPLLKMGAHQADNPLSLASNSDVVFSIVGYPSDVRAVLLDPHSGALAGLRPGGILVDMTTSEPSLAVEIAAAASSKSCHSIDAPVSGGDHGAKNGTLAIFTGGEESVVKRLQPLFSLMGKVNYMGGSGKGQFAKLANQITIASTMVGLVEGMVYAHKAGLDVGLYLDAISTGAAGSKSLDLYGQRILKRDLGPGFYVNHFVKDLGICLKECQNMGISLPGLALAQQLYVSLRAHGEGNLGTQALILVLERLNNVSLAPAIASS from the coding sequence ATGCCACTGCCACTCTCCCAACTCCGCTTAATCTCAATTCCACAAGTTATCGCCCGTCGCTACATGGCCTCCTCCGCCGCTGCCGAGCCCATAAGCCCATCCAACACCCGCGTGGGCTGGATAGGTACGGGCGTCATGGGCCTCTCCATGTGCTCCCACCTCATACGAGCCGGCTACACGCTCACGGTCTTCAACCGCACCCCTTCCAAGGCCCAACCCCTCCTCAAAATGGGGGCCCACCAGGCCGATAATCCCCTCTCCCTCGCCTCCAACTCCGACGTCGTCTTCTCCATCGTCGGCTACCCCTCCGACGTTCGCGCCGTCCTTCTCGATCCCCACTCCGGCGCCCTCGCCGGCCTCCGCCCTGGCGGCATCCTTGTTGACATGACTACCTCGGAGCCCTCCCTCGCCGTCGAGATCGCGGCCGCGGCGTCCTCCAAATCCTGCCATTCCATCGACGCTCCCGTATCTGGCGGCGACCACGGCGCCAAGAACGGAACCCTGGCAATCTTCACTGGAGGAGAGGAATCGGTGGTTAAGCGGCTCCAACCTCTGTTCTCGCTGATGGGGAAGGTGAACTACATGGGAGGAAGCGGAAAGGGGCAATTCGCGAAGCTGGCGAACCAGATTACGATAGCGTCGACGATGGTGGGGTTGGTGGAGGGGATGGTGTACGCGCACAAGGCGGGGCTGGACGTAGGGTTGTACCTGGATGCGATTTCTACCGGTGCGGCGGGTTCGAAGTCACTGGATTTGTACGGACAGAGGATATTGAAGAGGGATTTGGGGCCAGGGTTTTATGTGAACCACTTTGTGAAGGATTTAGGGATTTGCTTGAAGGAGTGCCAGAATATGGGTATCTCCCTGCCTGGTTTGGCTCTTGCTCAGCAGCTATATGTTTCTCTCAGGGCTCACGGTGAAGGCAATTTGGGCACCCAAGCTCTTATTTTGGTTCTCGAGAGGCTCAACAATGTTTCACTTGCACCTGCAATTGCTTCCTCTTAG